From the genome of Turicibacter faecis, one region includes:
- a CDS encoding DAK2 domain-containing protein, translating into MSLQQINGIVFKQMVINGANNLANHSKYVDQLNVFPVPDGDTGTNMSMTMTAGAKELLALNEASVGKVAKVLSRGLLMGARGNSGVILSQLFRGFATGLEGKDEANIEEVAMALESGVKTAYKAVMKPIEGTILTVARESAEAAVANYETVETMEALYQLVVDEMQASLNRTPELLPVLKEVGVVDSGGQGLLYIIEGFLKALKGETIALEEQTTTQEAAQTALSSEEVEFGYCTEFIIRLEEGRRPFKEDVFRGRLEKLGNSIVVVQDEDIVKVHVHTLTPGDALNLAQKHGEFVKLKIENMTEQHNEIIGQNAPVAKAEKAEYGIISVVAGEGVKQLFEEQGCHYVIEGGQTMNPSTEDFLTAIKELNAKNIIILPNNSNIIMAANQAKDVTEDANVVVVPSKTIPQGYTALMMFNENAPIEDNEEEMTAAIKEVKSGQVTYAVRDTQMNGVDIKQNDFIGILDKDIVISVPERFESACALADKMIDEDSEIVTILYGEGVDEDEADELAEYIENKYDDVEVTIFNGQQPVYSYIISVE; encoded by the coding sequence GTTACAACAGATTAATGGAATCGTATTTAAACAAATGGTAATTAACGGGGCTAATAACTTAGCGAATCATTCTAAATATGTTGACCAACTTAACGTGTTCCCTGTTCCAGATGGTGATACGGGAACGAATATGAGCATGACGATGACGGCAGGGGCTAAAGAATTACTTGCCTTAAATGAAGCCTCAGTCGGAAAGGTTGCTAAAGTATTATCTCGTGGATTATTAATGGGTGCACGTGGAAATTCAGGAGTTATTTTATCGCAGTTATTTAGAGGGTTTGCGACAGGACTTGAGGGGAAGGACGAAGCAAATATTGAAGAAGTTGCGATGGCATTAGAAAGTGGTGTAAAAACGGCATATAAGGCAGTTATGAAGCCTATTGAAGGAACAATCTTAACGGTTGCACGCGAATCTGCAGAGGCAGCAGTTGCTAATTATGAAACAGTTGAAACAATGGAGGCTCTTTATCAGTTAGTGGTTGATGAAATGCAAGCGTCGTTAAATCGTACACCAGAATTACTTCCGGTTTTAAAGGAAGTTGGTGTTGTTGATAGTGGTGGGCAAGGATTACTTTATATTATTGAAGGTTTCTTAAAAGCATTAAAAGGAGAAACAATCGCATTAGAAGAACAGACAACCACACAAGAGGCTGCTCAAACGGCTTTATCAAGTGAGGAAGTCGAGTTTGGATATTGTACAGAATTCATCATTCGTTTAGAGGAAGGACGTCGACCATTTAAAGAAGATGTTTTCCGTGGACGATTAGAAAAGTTAGGGAATTCAATTGTCGTGGTGCAAGATGAAGATATCGTTAAAGTGCATGTCCATACCTTAACACCAGGGGATGCGTTGAATTTAGCACAAAAACACGGTGAATTCGTGAAATTAAAAATTGAAAATATGACGGAGCAACATAATGAGATCATTGGTCAAAACGCTCCGGTTGCAAAAGCAGAGAAAGCTGAGTATGGAATTATTTCAGTTGTTGCTGGTGAAGGTGTTAAACAGTTATTTGAAGAACAAGGGTGCCATTACGTGATTGAAGGTGGACAAACGATGAATCCTTCAACAGAAGATTTCTTAACGGCAATTAAAGAGTTGAATGCGAAGAACATTATCATTTTACCGAATAACAGTAATATCATTATGGCGGCAAATCAAGCTAAAGATGTAACAGAAGATGCAAATGTTGTTGTTGTGCCTTCAAAAACGATTCCTCAAGGATATACGGCATTAATGATGTTTAATGAAAATGCACCGATTGAAGATAATGAGGAAGAGATGACAGCGGCAATTAAAGAAGTTAAATCTGGACAAGTCACATACGCGGTTCGCGATACACAAATGAACGGTGTTGACATTAAACAAAATGACTTTATCGGAATTTTAGACAAAGATATTGTGATTTCTGTTCCAGAACGTTTTGAAAGTGCCTGCGCTTTAGCCGATAAAATGATTGATGAAGACAGCGAAATTGTTACAATTCTTTATGGTGAAGGTGTCGATGAAGATGAAGCTGATGAATTAGCAGAATACATTGAGAATAAATATGACGATGTGGAAGTAACAATCTTTAACGGACAACAACCTGTTTATTCATATATTATTTCAGTTGAATAA